The Clostridia bacterium region GACGGCGACGGCGAGCTGGCGCTGCAGGAGATCGTGGCCGACGGCCGCGCTCTGGATCCCCTTGAGAGCGCGTACCTGCAGGAGCGGAAGCGCATCCTCGCGGACGCGATCGACAAGCTCCCGCCGAAGGAGCGGACGGTCGTCGCCCTCTATTACTACGAAGGGCTGACGGCCACGGAGA contains the following coding sequences:
- a CDS encoding sigma-70 family RNA polymerase sigma factor codes for the protein DGDGELALQEIVADGRALDPLESAYLQERKRILADAIDKLPPKERTVVALYYYEGLTATEIAHVMGLSVSRISQLHSKAILRLRGRLARQKEALR